DNA from Parageobacillus thermoglucosidasius:
AGCAGCTCCGATTCAAGGTGCGCTTAGAGGATATAAAGATGTCAACGCCACATTTTGGGCCGCTTTCGCTTCATATTGGTGCATCGGGTTGCCATTCGGTTATATACTTGCCAATTTCACCGCTTTCGGAGCGTTTGGATATTGGATCGGGCTGATTGCCGGATTAGCTTCCGGGGCAGTATTCCTCTTTTTCCGTCTCCTTTATATCCAGCGCCGCTACCGGCAAGTTTCCGTCCAATGAAAAGCGGCACTCTCCGCCGGTTGCCTTCATGACATGGCGAAAAGCAATGCGGGAACAGGGCGGATTCATTGATACGAAAAAGAGGCTGTACGAAGCCTCTTTTTCGTTATTATTCCATGCTCTCAAACGATTTCCGCTTTTTCTTACCCACATTTCTTCACGTTTCGCATGCCATCTTGAGGACCGAGCTAATGGAAAGAGCGCACAAATGGCAATATTAATCTTTTCGTTAAAATATTTCCGCCACCGCCGCTTGGCAATGCGCTTAAGCCAATAGGTGATGCGGACACCCCTTTTTCGAAAAAACGAAGAAATGGGAAGAAGCGGTTGGCTTGCTTCTTCCCGATGATCGTTTGTTATCGATTGGACTGTTAGCACCATGTTGCGCCAACAATAATGAGTAAGATGAACAAAACAACGATAAGCACAAAACCATGGCCATAACCGTAGCCGCCGTAGCCGCAGCCACCCGAGCCATATGACATTGCATGCCCACCTCCTTACGTTAATTAGGTGATTAGTAACCCCAACCACCAATACATGCGCATCCAACAATAATCAACAAAATGAACAAAACGACGATTAGCGCAAATCCACCACCGTACGCTGCACCCATCATTGAGCACCTCCTTCATTTTTTGTACTAGTAGACTATTCATTTAGTCCATAAATGGTTAGATATTTTCATAAAAATGGGTGTTTGCTGCATGCTCCAAGCTTTCTGGCTTGGCCAACAAGCCGCCGTGGACCGAACATAACTTTATTTGCTTATCGCTGCGATCGATATAAGCAAAAACGGGCCGGTGTTCCGGCCCGTTTTTGCTATATTCCAAATGAATTCCGTTTAACGATTTTATCGTGCCATCCTTGCATCCATTTTGTTTTGGAAAAAGAAAAAATGATAAGCGCTGCCCAAATACAGCTAAACGCGTATATATGCACTTTCGTAAACGCTTCGTGAAACAAAAATATTCCAAATAATAACGTCAATGTCGGAGCAATATATTGAAGAAAGCCGAGCATCGTTAGCGAAATCCGTTTCGCCCCTTTTGCGAAATATAAGAGCGGAACGGCTGTCGCCGGCCCAGCGCCGATTAATAATAACGCCTGCCAAATAGTGATCGTCGACAGAAGTGAAGCATGATGGTGATATAAAACAAACAAATAGATCAAAGAAATCGGTGTGACGACCATTGTTTCCAGCGTCAAGCCAATCGCAGAATCAACGCTTGCCAACTTTTTCACC
Protein-coding regions in this window:
- a CDS encoding YjcZ family sporulation protein → MGAAYGGGFALIVVLFILLIIVGCACIGGWGY
- a CDS encoding YjcZ family sporulation protein — protein: MSYGSGGCGYGGYGYGHGFVLIVVLFILLIIVGATWC